AACATTAAAAGAGAAGGAATAaaatcattaaattaaaaagcatCATTTACAATTCAGGTGTGGGGTGGTTGCCCAGAGCTTTCACATATAGTACCCATGTTGTATTCTGATATATTGAAGCAATCAAAGGAAGAGTTATTACAGCTATTGAGAGCCAACGAAGTGCATTTTGACGTCGGGGCTTCCATACACCAATTGCGCATTGCGGCAAACACTTTGTTCAAAATGAGCGACAAGCATGAGACTGGCCCGGATGATGAACATGGTCAGGCAGCTGCAATCAACATTGTGTTGCAAGATCAGGCTGTTGGCGGCAGCATAATTTCGCGGCACCAGACAAGCAAAATCGTGTCTGAAGATCAAGCTGCGGGAGGTGACATCGATTTATAAGACAAGATAGCCCATGCAGAACCTCTTATGCAGCACGTGGCTCAGATtccctgcaagcaaaagggcgatatttctatcgcctgtcgtccagaagtcactttttagtaacttctgcgcgatagaaacacgatagaacacattttagaaaaacaaaaagggtcgtgatcgcgaagaagtaacttctgagacactttgGCGCtatagaaaggcgatagtacacattttacaaaaacaaaaagggtcgggatcgcgaagacgtaacttctgagactcttctgcgcgatagaaagacgatagtagtgagtaaaacacgcgataaaaagattttttttttaattttccgttaccctttttttctgaaaagtttttgggtcttccttttgacccacgccgttatttttcgcccgaacgtcatttcgttgcgtgatttgtctgtggacagtgcggttttgtatcaaatttgtgcgttttaaaaatatagctttgttttttctaattgtttttaattgcttaacatatttaaatgtccCCCCCAACAAAGCGTGCGAAATTACGTGCTTATCGTGAGCTGTACGATTATTTAAACCTTTATACGGACAAGCTAGCTGTGGACATTTCTTGGCGTGTAACTGCGGAGAAACCCAGCATCCaacgattctcaacatatttcattgtaaaaggtaatgtattctactttatttttactttgactgaacaaaaacaatttttgtttctgtttcttttagaaatggttattaataaattttttatgtcgacggagctggacctaaataacattgttcagAAAAATTTCCTACATGCCAGGGACCGTGTATACAAGTGGACAAAGCacgtatacaaaaaataaatgaaaaatattaaaaataaaaaaaatatgtttgtattcaagattttccaattgggaaagactcttctaggtatcttctacaagcacatgtaaagtcacttttgagtgataataatgataagtgactacggcgacacttccagaagttactttggcgatatcgcattcggatcgcgggaGTGACTCCCTTCGgaaagaaatgtgccacttctgcgacacttctaggagtgacttcggcgacacttccagaagttacttcggcgatatcgcattcggatcgcggaagttactcccgtcgggaagaaatgtgccacttcggcgacacttctcggagtcacttcggcgacacttccagaagtgacttcggcgacacttgtagaagtgtcgccgaaatggcacatttcttcccgacgggagtcacttccgcgatccgaatgcgatatcgcggacgatcgttttcatcttctagaagtcacttaatagtgtcttccgcgatagaaaatgcttgcagggTTGGACTGGATAAGCGCACGTTTCGAGAGGATCTGGCTGATGTTTGTCGAGGAGTAGCAGGACTTCAAACAACGCTATGCGACATAGAACGGAACCAAGTTGGTACAAAAATGGCCGCAATTTTTTTACGGGGTGATACGCAGATGTAATGGCGGTAGTGGAGCCCTTTTCGGGAGCGGATGGCATTCCTGTCAAATTATGGATTGAAGAGTTTGAAACTGCACGTGCAGTGTTGGGAGTACCACTCAATCGCTAATGGTTATATGCGAGGCGTCTTCTCATTGAACCAGCAAAAAGTTATCAAGGTGCTGCTGATTGGGATGCTTTGCGAACTCAGATGATGGATGTTTTTGAAAGTAAAAACACAAAACTGGAGATATGTGAGCAGCTCAGACGCCGTAAGAAAAAAAGTGATGAAACTGCATTTTAATACTTTATATCCATGTGCAGTATTGCACGCCAAGCTGAGTTGGAAGATCGTGATTTGATTATGTTGCAGTTGGAGTCGGATGGGAGGGACTTTGTCGATAGGTTAGGTCGATAGGGCGATAGTTGCAGCAGCGGGATGAGTCTGGCGGGCGATCTGGCCATTTGAAGATTAATCCCGGTTCGCTCTGGGATTACTTTAAATGGACCATGTATCCAATGACCCAATTTGAGAGAGGCCATGTAATATGGCAGGGGGTATGAACGATGATCAGCAGATGTCGAGATAGTCGCGGCCATACTGTCCAGCCAGGTAGACGGGAAACTACAAATTTGTCTTTgtgcttaaaattaaatagtgAGTGAGGTTAATGTTAGATAGTAGTTCagtgtttaatatttataatttataaaggCAGTCGGGGTCGAGAACTCTTCCGCCCGGGCTATCATTGCCTCCAGGCCCGGCCCAATAGTGGCTGAAATttaggaaaatttaaatacatttgtacCTTTATTATATATACAGGGTTGCCCATATTCGACGGACCCATCTGACGACGCCATAACTTTTGACAGAGATGCCAGATCGCTTAATGACATACCGCGTTTGAAGCGTCAGTCCAAGCAGATTTTTACGATGGAACAATACACGCCACGCAAGCGCTCTGAAATAGTTGAAATTTACATTCAACAGAACAAGTCAATTGTGAAAACTCAAcgtgcttttaaaaaattaaaaaatgtgaaaagtgcGCCTTCTAAGAACACCATTAAGCGTTTATACGAAAAATTTACGACTGGTGAGGCTCTTTCTAATCCGAAGAGGCCAAATAAAAGTCGACCAAGGCGATCGGACGAGAATATCGCTGCCGTACGAGCCAGTGTTGAGATGTCCCCAAGAACATGTCGAAAAGTGGTGATTTGGACTGGCCACCGCGTTCGCCCGATTTGACGCCGCCTGACTTCTTCTTGTGGGGATATTTGAAGTCAAAAGTTTACGTTAACAAGCCAAGGACCCTAGAAGAGCTCAAGGACAACATTCGTGAAGAAATAGCCGCTATTCCGACCGAAATGTCGGCGAAAACGATGGAAAATGCTGCAAAAAGGGCACAATACGCCATCAACGCCAGAGGCGGCCATTTGAAAGATATCATAttcaaaaattgatgtaaacGAATCTACTTGGAACAAACTAAATGATTAAGATTGCCAACCgccaaatttgtatttttttctttgatttaaaaaaaaaaaacatgggtCCGTCGAGTATGGGCAACCCTGTATGTATTGATATCTACTTCCCTGTTTGTGAATTTATCCGGAGTTAGTCCCGAGAGCCTTATTTGTCCTCGTTGTTTGcctaaaatttaaaaggtcGCGAGCATTAGTTTTAAATGGTATAGCTTAAAGTGCAGTTACGTACCTTTTCGGCCTGTCCCTTCTTTTCCCTTGGAGCTCCTCAGGATTAGGTGACCATACACACGCGCATCGCGTATGTTCCTTTGAGGGCCGCGTTTCCATGCGAGCTCTACCAATACATGACTGGTAGAGCATAGTTTCCGCGGCGCCTTTACCCTTTTCCAGCAAAACCAATCCTCTGCTTTGACCGCGTAAATGTTGAAGACGGCGGCCAGGTTTCGGTCCTAAAGGCTGAGGAAGGATAGATCTGTTAAGAGGAGCATGTATATAAACGATTGTACTTACGATATTTATTAAACCTTTGTAAAACCCACAATGTGTGAGTAAACATTCCCAGTGGGGGAGATGGAACCGCCGTAGTCGCGAGGAAGGGGCTCCTGCCGACTGAGTATGGGTGGTGCCCTGCAGCACCTCGAGCGCACCCATGGTTGGGTGGGAGCGCTGGGCTAGGTCACCGATAGCCACCAAATGTAATCCATTTTTCCGTCAATCTTTGTAAATTTTTggctttgtttacgtttttgtCTTAGTGATGACCGATAGTTTAGTAATGTGAGACCGTGAAGTTATCGATATTTATGTTGCGAGCTGTGGCATTAGGGGTACTCTGCCCTGAGAAAAGACTGAGCTAGCGGATGTAGGGGTATGATATATTCCCCCAAAGttaaacaccaacacacatatatatgtacttctagtctttattttataatttcgtcTGTTCAGGATCACGGTCGGCGTTCAACTGCTCTCGCTCTCAGCTCACGATCCGCATCAACCCCCGACTCATTGGGAGAGTGTGAGAGCGAtgagagagatagagaacagtgagcggcatcgtacaacaacaacaacttattcttagaacTTACACGAATGATCTAGAAGGAAAACATtaacatacacatacatacatactacgaCGTAGCAATCCTGCTACACGGAATTGCCACCGAAAAAAACAGTTCGTAACAATTAAGCACATTGTTGGCGGATTAAACGACACGAGTGTTATTACTGCGTCACTTTATTTTTGCGAGAGTCTTGACCAATTGCGTCGCCGTTTGATAGAGTATGATCAAATCCCTTTATCACTGCCAAATTCTTACGCTGGTCGTGGTACTTAAAGCGTTCATGATATGAAATGCTATAGAGCTGGAAAATCATCGATTTTTACCTACATCGATGTTTCGATGTTTTTCAgaaaaaaacatcgatgtatcgatacatcgagttttttttggttgtaattttgaaaaatgtttttactccatataatattataaacgAATACCACAAATAAATCCAACGTGTAAGTTCATTATAAAAAGTTATGCTTTATTTGAGATCCattgttttctgtttttgtttccTGCAAATTCAAAGTGAAACTTAAACTACTCGTTcaacacaaaaaataaaattaatttacaattcaattaaaaataaaataaaaaacagtaTAAAGTTCTActcaaaaaaataagaaaaaagttacataactaaaactaaattatCCAATCATCATATTgacattttttggttttagAGAGCTTCTCTTCTCGCTAACAACTAGTCCAGCTTTACTGAACATCCTCTCCCTTTCAGTAGAGGTGGCCGGTACGCAGAAGTATTTAAAAACGCATGTTTTGAATCCGGCGTCATTTGATATCTGTTGAAAGAAGAAATATGATTTTTAAGTTGGTTACCaaataaattgttattttgtGTACCTTCCAATAATCCAAAGGGTATTGGGCTGGGTCCAAGTTACTGCCATTAAAGTATTGTCGCAAAGCCAATATGAAATCCGCTCGACCGCTATgaattttttgaaattgattAGTTTGTAAAAAACTGAATAATATGTTGGACTCTGCTGTGGATTCTGGTGTTGGCGGTCTTCTCCATATCGAAGCGCCGCCAACACCAATATTTGTCGAAATGTATACCAATTTGAACgtttattttagtttattttacttaattaATCAAAAATGTGCTTAGCTTACCAAGATACTTTTCTGCCAAGTAGTGATGGGTAAAGGGGAAACATCGAACATCGATGTTTGAAAACCTCGATGTTTCCCGAGTTTTGGAAGACATCGATGTATCGATACATCGCCGATGTTATTTCCAGCTCTAAAATGCTACAATTGTCGTCAGCCGGGACATATGATAAAGGATTGCAACAAGCCCATACGTCCACCGTATAGCTGCTTTACTTGTGGAGGCGTGGATCATCAATTCCGTAGCTGCCCGAAGCGTTTGACTAGAAGACTGCAGCAAACAGTGGCGAGTGTGGAAGATCAACAAGCTGTTGCTGACATAATTGGTAAACATTAGTAAgttttaatataaatgaacTTAGATTCACAGAATTTATAGTAATTAATGTTATTTTTGATACCGGTAGCGCGGTTAGCTTCGTAAGCAAAAGATGTTACGTAAGCCAACCCATTCGAGAGTAAATACCGTGGAATTTATGGAAGAAATATTTTGCTATGCGGCGCAGTTAAATgctatattaagtttaatttgAAAGTTTATGAAATTGAAGTTTTTGTTGTTCTCGATGATATATTACCTGCTGCTATGATTCTTGGCAGAAACGCTATTGACGCTTTACAATTATAATTAATCCAAAGAACTCAGACTATGGAAAAATGTCAGTActtgataataataaatttgatTTAACTACTTCTTGTGCATCTCTGTTGTATAATACAATTAAAGAGTTGTTACACGATAACATAATACGTCCGAGTAATTCACCATTTGCCTCCCCAATTGTATTAGTTAAAAAAACCGGTGAAATCAGATTATGTGTTGATTACAGAAGCCTTAATAAGTGCACATTTCGTGATAATTTCCCTTTGCTTTTAATAGAAGATTGTCTTAAGTATTTGGAGGGAAAGGATTGTTTTTCggttattgatttaaaaagtGGGTAGTTTCAAGTCGGTATTAAAGAAAGTTCTATAAAGTATACATCGTTTGTAACGCCACAAGGACAGTTTCAGTATAAGTTAACAACCAACTCCCAGCTTAGGCTGAGCAGGCCAATTCATATTccctttattaatattaatcatttttattattattattattacactTCTTATACCACTCATGTGTGGTCCACCTTAATTTTGCTCCGCCCTAATGGGCCCGAGAGCTGAGCCAACATATTGTGCCATTATGGGCCGTGGCTTTGTCTCATTGGCTGACAGCGATCGTATGACTTCTGCAAAATGTGCATGGTCAGCGGTCTGCCACGGGCATCCGGTCATGCATGAGCTTTTGTTAGTTCTTAAGTTCAGTTCATATTTTGTATTCAATAAACTAAGAGCACCAGCTCCTACTAATGAAACTCCGActgagtctctaggccagcGGTATCGAAGGACAGTTCCCTTCCACCCTAATCTCCCTATCTCAACATAGGAGCAGTACGGCCAACCGGCTACGAATTATTGGAGACAGCAATCTCCCTATCTCAACATAAGAGCAGTACGGCCAACCAGCTACGAATTATTGGAGACAGCGGCGAGGGACCCCACATCGACCGTTCCCCTCCCCTCACACTCGTTAATTGACGCCCAACTACTGGATAATATTACATATTATTCACTCTTCGAATCTCACCCTGAGGAACATAAAATGTAAGTGACTGTGCGCCTAAGATAGCATCCAGGTCAATACgtgatattataataaataaagtgTCTACGAATTATCCACACCCTACCATTAAAAACTCAATACaagtcaataaatattaacaaaatTTTACTTACAAACTTGTGCCAGAGCtagcaatttaaatttaaatttaaatttaaaaatacaacaaaagcaattatttgaaatatatatttatttgcatttttgaGTGGCGATTACGAATGGGAAAATTTGCCCCTCACCTTTTCCCTTGATTATTCTGTGAATATACTTGATTTGcatgtgtttatttttaaatacaaaaaaaaacagaaattttGTGTCCAGTGTGCCTGTGTGATTGCTAAGCCGGTTGCTTCGCTCCAACCATTTCGCAACAGGAATTTTTCTTGGGATGTATAAACTCAGCGTTTTTGTTGTGATGTTTTATCGAATTTTTGTGTGACTCCACACACTGTGCAGCGACTCCACCAAACGATTGCCAAGTTTTACACATATAAATTCAGCgggtttattattatattttctctTGATATTTGCTGTGCTTCACCCACCGTGTAGTGACTCCTCTAAATTAATTGTCCATCGTCGCAAGACCCTGAATTGGCTACAAGTGTTGTCCAACTAAACGTCGTGCGCAAAACGCATTACTGCCGATAACTCAATCAGCCCCGTTTGCGGCCGATGAGTTGGGAATATAGGGAAGTAAAACAAGAAGTAGACAGTGACGATAGTGAAGAAATCGGATTTTGTCCCACAACGACACAACCAGACTCATCAGAAATGAACCCAGAAATGATACAAGCGCTCATAACAAATGCCGTCAGCGTCGCGCTAACCACACAGGAGCAGCGCTGGCGAGCAGAAATTGAATCAGTTAGAAACCAGGTCAGCTCATTAACTGTGCAGGCACCCCAAGTAGAAGTTTATGAAAGGGTAACACCGGACCCCACCATAAAGTGCGATGTCAAATTAGACATTGTAAAATCGCTCCCAACCTTTAGTGGCAGCCACGATGAATACGTGTCGTGGAGGCAGGCCGCATCAGATGCGTATGAGGTATTCAAGAGATACAAAGGCAGCGAGGCCCACTATGTAGCAGTGGTTATTATCAAGAACAAAATTTGCGGTAACGcgcgatcgctcctcacgtccCATAATACCGTGCTAAATTTCGATGCAATTCTGGCTAGGCTGGATTGCACATACGCGGACAAAACGTCCCTACGCGTACTACGTCAGAATCTGGAGATGGTTCAATAACGCGATGCCGATCTTATGGCATATTATGACGAAGTCGAGAGGAAACTCACGCTCGTCACGAACAAAATAGTTGTGTCGCATAGTGCGGACACGGCAACCATCCTGAATAAGGAGGTTAGGGACGACGCCTTACACGCATTTATTGCTGGACTGAAAAGACCACTTAAAGCACTGGTGCTGCCAGCACAACCAAAAGACCTTCCGTCTGCGCTAGCGCTAGCGCGGGAGGCCGAAAATAGCATTGAAAGAAGTGCATTCGCGGCTTCCTACGCGAAAGCCATAGAATACAAGTCCCTTGTCCACGATGGCAACAGGCgtaacaataaatttcaggGAAAGCAATGGAAAGGAGAGGATAAAAATCCTAACTTCGTTCCGAAGCAAAGCCAATGCAAGCCCCAAGAGGACAGCCCCTGGCAGAAGCGCCCTTAGGCAGGAGACTAATTGGGGAAAGCCTCAGAATAATAACATTCACAAAAGACAGAACTCATATCAACAAAGACGCCAGCGCGTCAATAACATAACCCAATCCCATGAGCAGGAGGAGGCAGGGTACTCCGCCACAGCTGAAGCGGAAGTCGCCAGCATTGAAGAAGGTAATGACTCCGACGAACTTAAGGACCTGCTACATTTCTTAGGGAGCGCTCCCGACTGCCGTTCATCGAACAACAGTTGGCTGATAGAACATTAAAAATACTTATCGACACGGGGGCGGCAAAAAATTACGTTAAGCCCATAAAGGAGCTAAAAAACGTAATGACGGTCGACACCCCTTTACTGTGAGCTCTATTCACGGCTCCAGTAGCGTCAAGCACAAATGCATGATGCGCATTTTTGGGCTAAACAcctcattttttttgttaaatacgCTAAGCACGTTCGATGCCATAATTGGCTTTGACTCGCTAACGCGAGCAGGGGTCGCATTGGACTTAGGCAATAGCGTAATAAAATTCGCAAACTCCACGGAATAACTCAAATTCTTTGACTGCGAAAACGTGAATTTTACAAAAATCGATGACATAGTGGTACCAAATTCGGCGAAAGCCGAATTCAAAAAAGTTATTCAGAAAAGAATAAACGTGTTTTCGACCTCTAACGAGGCGCTAACCTTCAACACCTCGGTCATCGCCACTATTCGAACTAAGAGTGACGAACCCGTCTACTCCAGATTATACCCCTACCCCATGGGGGCAGCAGACTTTGTTAACAACGAAATCAAGGAACTGCTGAGCAATGGCATAATCAGGCCTTCCAGATCCCCGTACAACAGCCCTACTTGGGTAGTTGACAAAAAGGGGACTGACGATAATTGCATCAGGAAGAAGCGTTTGGTAATCGACTTTAGGAAACTAAAGGAGCAAACAATTGCCGATCGCTACCCTACGCCAAGCATTCCCATGATTCTGGCGAACTTGGggaaagccaaatactttaCTACCCTAGACTTGAAGTCAGGGTATCATCAGATATACTTGGCCGAGAAAGACCGGGAAAAAACTTCGTTCTCAGTTAACGGAGGAAAATACGAATTTTGCCGACTACCTTTCGGATTAAAAAACGCAGGTAGCCTATTCCAAAGAGCCATCGATGATGTGCTGCGGGAAGAAATAGGCAAGATATGTTACGTCTACGTCGATGACGTTATTATTTTTCCGAAAACGAAACCGAACATGTTAAGCACATCGATATAGTGCTTAAGCGACTGATCGATGCCAACATGAAGGTGGCACGAGAAAAGACTCAATTCTTTAAAGAAAGCGTAGAATTTGTAGGCTTCATAGTTACTAGAGGGGGAACAAAAACAGACCCTGAAAAAGTCAGGGCAATACAAGAGTTCCCCGAACCCAAAACTCTGTTTAGCCTCAGGACCTTCCTGGCGAGCTATTACAGAAGCTTTGTCAAGAATTTTGCCTCCATTGCCAGGCCTCTTACTCATATTCTCAAAGGGCAAAACGGAACGGTCAGTAAAAACATGTCGAAAAAAGTTCCTATTACGTTTGATGAAACCCAGCGCAATGCGTTTGACCACCTGCGTAATATCCTGGCATCAGAGGATGTCATTCTGACGTACCCCGATTTCAAATTACCATTCGACCTAACCATTGACGCTTCAGCCAGTGGAATAGGCGCGGTATTGTCCCAGAACAAGAGGCCCATTACAATGATCTCGCGTACTCTTAAAGATTGCGCCACCAACGAAAGAGAATTGTTGGCGATAGTTTGGGCCATAGGCAAACTACAGAACTACCTTTACGGCACTCAGGAGGTTCGGATCTTCACAGACCACCAGCCGCTGACTTACGCGGTATCTGACAGAAACACCAACGCTGAAATCAAGCGATGGAAGGCCTTTATACACCACACAATCGAGACTACTGATAAACCCCTAAACTGCTTCagaaaccaaattattttggaagAGGCAAACCAACCACTTCGGCGAGACTTCATTGTTTTTGGCTAGAACTCGCCACgttatttactttaataacAAAAACCTACTTGTCGAATCTGTTAAAGAAATCATCAACGCCAACGTCGAAAACGCGATCCACTGCGACTTTCCGACACTAGCTTGTGTTCAACATGCCTTGAGGCAGGAGTTCCCTGCAACGAAATTTTGGCACTGTTAAAACTTTGTAACTGACATTACAAATACCAATGAACAGCTGGAAATTGTTAATGCCGAACACAACCGCGCCCACAGGGCTGCGCAGGAAAACGCCAAGCAAATTCTTCGCGATTACATTTTCCGAACATGTCAAAACTGGCCAGCGAAGTTGTCGCGAATTGACAGTCTGCAATAAAGCCAAATACGATCGCCACCCCAAGCGACAGGAGTTAGTAAGCACCCCAATTCCTTCATATGTAGGGGAGATGTTACATATTGACATTTTTTCTACCGACAAAAAGATCTTCCTAACTTGCATCGATAAGTTCTCAAAGTTCGCCATCGTACAGCCCTTATCTTCTAGGGCAATAGTTGATGTACGGGCCCCTATACTCCAATTCGTAAATTTCTACCACAAAACTAGAACCATCTATTGTGACAATGAGGCTTCCTTCAATTCTGAAACGATTACGTCCTTGCTGAAAAACCAATACTTCACAGTAGCTCCAATGGCCAAGTGGAAAGATTCCACAGTACCTTGGCAGAAATAGCCAGGTGCCTCAAAatcgataaaaaaaattgacgaCACTGTGGAATTAATTTTGTGGGCTACAGTAGAATACAATAGAT
This genomic interval from Drosophila subpulchrella strain 33 F10 #4 breed RU33 unplaced genomic scaffold, RU_Dsub_v1.1 Primary Assembly Seq62, whole genome shotgun sequence contains the following:
- the LOC119562568 gene encoding uncharacterized protein LOC119562568, which encodes MGALEVLQGTTHTQSAGAPSSRLRRFHLPHWECLLTHCGFYKGLINIPLGPKPGRRLQHLRGQSRGLVLLEKGKGAAETMLYQSCIGRARMETRPSKEHTRCACVWSPNPEELQGKRRDRPKRQTTRTNKALGTNSG